The Apium graveolens cultivar Ventura chromosome 6, ASM990537v1, whole genome shotgun sequence genome contains a region encoding:
- the LOC141666601 gene encoding kinesin-like protein KIN-10A — protein sequence MMYGPRFGEESYYVWECEAGGIEYKALRDILGGGGDEENDDEKAEFRTFVQVTVLEIYNEEIYDLLPANGGGGGGFSLGWSKNNASKVRPEVMGGG from the exons ATGATGTATGGACCTAGGTTCGGGGAAGAGTCATACTATGTTTGGGAGTGTGAAGCAGGAGGGATTGAGTATAAGGCTTTGAGGGATATTTTGGGTGGTGGTGGGGATGAGGAGAATGATGATGAGAAAGCCGAGTTTCGGACTTTTGTGCAAGTTACTGTTTTGGAGATTTATAATGAAGAGATTTATGATTTGTTGCCGGCTAATGGTGGTGGCGGTGGAGGGTTTTCTCTTGGCTGGTCCAAAAATAATGCTTCCAAg GTGAGACCGGAAGTGATGGGAGGAGGCTAA